CTACCGAATCGGTCAGCTCGTGGACACCTTAGCAGAACCCGAGGTCTTTACCACTCTGCTGGATACTGGACATCTTCTTGATAGTGGCTACGACTTGGAAGCCTTCTTACCCAACTGGCCCTTTCCCACAGAAGAGCTTCAGCTTAAAGGCCCCCATTCAACCCCGCCTGATTTCTCCTTGAGGCCATGGCTGATGCAGCTACCGTTCCAACCTGCTGTTTTATGTGTGGAGCACCGCCAGCCTATTACACTCTCTGAGTTCGAGCAGCTGATTTCAGCAATACGCTTGGAGTTTCCTCTCAATAACGACTGACCTTACAAGCCCAATCATCCTGAAAAATCAGCGGTAAGCCATCCTGAAAGACCAGCAGTTCTCCGGGTTGAATGGTGGTCCAGGTTTCGTTATCCGTTAGACAAGTAGTGGCGATAATGGCAACGCGATCGCAAGGTGTTGCTAACTCTTGAAAATCAACGGTCAGATCTTCATCGATTAGGTGTGCTGCCGCAAAGGGGGACTGGCGGACGATATAGCAAAGCTTGGTGGAACAGTGCACAAACAGGTGTTTTCCATCTGAGAGCAAATAGTTGAAAATCCCATGACTGGCGATGGCCTGAGTCATCTCTTGCAACACGGGGAACAGCTCCTCCATGGGTGGTTGCTCCTGGGGAAATTTATCTCTGAGCTGATTCATAATCAAGCAAAACGCTCGTTCACTATCCGTTTGGCCCACGGAGCGATAGGTGCCTAAACTTCCAGATTTCAGAGTGGGTAGGTCCCCATTATGGGCAAATACCCAATGTCGCCCCCACAGTTCCCGCGTAAAGGGATGACAGTTTTCTAGGCCCACTGGACCAATGGTGGCTTTGCGAATATGAGCGACAACATTTGTCGATTTAATCGGGTATTCACGAATGAGTTTGGCAATGGCAGAGGTGGCAGAAGGCTTGTCATCTAGGAATATTCGACAGGCTGCTCCTTCAAAGAAGGCAATGCCCCACCCATCTTTATGATCGTCCGTTTTGCCACCTCGGGCGCAGAAACCTTCAAAGGAGAAACAAATATCCGTTGGCCCATTACAGTTCATCC
The Acaryochloris marina S15 genome window above contains:
- a CDS encoding class II glutamine amidotransferase; the encoded protein is MCQLLGMNCNGPTDICFSFEGFCARGGKTDDHKDGWGIAFFEGAACRIFLDDKPSATSAIAKLIREYPIKSTNVVAHIRKATIGPVGLENCHPFTRELWGRHWVFAHNGDLPTLKSGSLGTYRSVGQTDSERAFCLIMNQLRDKFPQEQPPMEELFPVLQEMTQAIASHGIFNYLLSDGKHLFVHCSTKLCYIVRQSPFAAAHLIDEDLTVDFQELATPCDRVAIIATTCLTDNETWTTIQPGELLVFQDGLPLIFQDDWACKVSRY